A single region of the Ziziphus jujuba cultivar Dongzao chromosome 10, ASM3175591v1 genome encodes:
- the LOC107411533 gene encoding uncharacterized protein LOC107411533 produces MATDATPKFQNPDFRPVPQPPDYHPEFTVSAHDGLHFWQFMVAGSIAGSVEHMAMFPVDTVKTHMQALGSCPIKSVGVRQAFTSILKSDGPSALYRGIGAMGLGAGPAHAVYFSVYEICKKFFSGGNPNNSAAHAISGVFATVSSDAVFTPMDMVKQRLQLGNGTYKGVRDCVRKVLREEGFRAFYASYRTTVLMNAPFTAVQFTAYEAAKRGLSEVSPEIADDESLVVHATAGAGAGALAAVVTTPLDVVKTQLQCQGVCGCDRFKSGSIRDVIQTILKKDGYRGLMRGWMPRMLFHAPAAAICWSTYEAAKIFFQNVNDGSNSGTVT; encoded by the exons ATGGCCACGGATGCCACACCCAAATTCCAAAATCCAGACTTCAGACCGGTCCCACAGCCACCGGATTACCACCCAGAATTCACCGTCTCGGCCCACGACGGCCTCCACTTCTGGCAGTTCATGGTCGCTGGCTCAATCGCTGGCTCGGTGGAGCACATGGCTATGTTCCCAGTCGACACCGTTAAGACCCACATGCAAGCTCTGGGTTCATGCCCGATTAAATCGGTCGGTGTTCGTCAAGCCTTCACCTCCATCTTGAAGTCCGACGGCCCAAGCGCGCTCTACCGCGGCATTGGCGCAATGGGCCTAGGCGCCGGGCCTGCCCACGCCGTGTATTTCTCGGTGTACGAGATTTGCAAGAAGTTTTTCTCCGGTGGGAACCCCAACAATTCGGCCGCCCACGCCATCTCCGGGGTTTTCGCCACCGTCTCTAGCGACGCCGTGTTCACGCCGATGGACATGGTGAAGCAGAGGTTGCAATTGGGGAACGGTACGTACAAGGGGGTTCGGGATTGTGTGAGGAAGGTTTTGAGGGAAGAAGGGTTTCGAGCATTCTACGCGTCGTACAGGACGACGGTGCTGATGAATGCGCCGTTTACCGCTGTGCAATTCACAGCGTATGAGGCGGCGAAGAGAGGGTTGTCGGAGGTCTCTCCGGAGATTGCCGACGACGAGAGTTTGGTTGTTCATGCCACTGCTGGTGCTGGTGCTGGGGCTTTGGCTGCTGTAGTAACAACACCACTCGATGTGGTCAAAACCCAATTGCAGTGTCAG GGAGTTTGCGGTTGTGACAGATTTAAAAGTGGTTCAATCAGAGACGTAATTCAAACAATATTGAAAAAAGATGGTTACAGGGGGCTAATGAGGGGATGGATGCCAAGGATGCTTTTTCATGCACCTGCTGCGGCAATCTGCTGGTCGACATATGAAGCTGCAAAAATCTTCTTTCAAAATGTCAATGATGGCAGTAATAGTGGTACTGTAACCTGA
- the LOC107411556 gene encoding uncharacterized protein LOC107411556 translates to MHQLLHHYRPLILRTLSLSVSLATMSSSLAISVPLTVPHSSKTANSSSFLGFRNGIRSFGAGNLARSRVFMSASVGSQTVVNDALFSDYKPSLAFLFPGQGAQAVGMGKEAQTFPVAADLYKKANDILGFDLLDVCINGPKEKLDSTVISQPAIYVTSLAAVELLRAQDGGQQIIDSVDVTCGLSLGEYTALAFAGAFSFEDGLKLVKLRGEAMQEAADAAKSAMVSVIGLDSDKVQQLCDAANHEVDNDNKVQIANYLCTGNYAVSGGLKGVEAVEAKAKSFKARMTVRLAVAGAFHTSFMEPAVSRLEAALAATQIKTPRIPVISNVDALPHADPDTIRKILARQVTSPVQWETTINTLLSKGLKKSYELGPGKVIAGIVKRINRGADIENVGA, encoded by the exons ATGCACCAGCTACTCCACCATTATCGCCCTCTTATCCTGCGCACTCTCTCCCTCTCGGTTTCTCTAGCCACCATGAGCTCCTCTCTCGCCATTTCCGTTCCTCTCACTGTTCCCCACTCCTCCAAGACCGCCAATTCGTCATCATTTTTGGGTTTCAGGAATGGAATTCGAAGCTTTGGTGCTGGAAACCTTGCTCGATCTAGGGTTTTCATGAGCGCTTCGGTTGGATCGCAGACTGTGGTTAATGATGCCTTGTTTTCTGATTACAAACCTAGCCTTGCTTTCCTGTTCCCTGGTCAA GGTGCACAAGCAGTTGGAATGGGAAAGGAGGCTCAAACTTTTCCTGTTGCTGCTGATTTGTACAAGAAAGCAAATGACATTTTAGG GTTTGATCTTCTAGATGTTTGCATCAATGGACCAAAAGAGAAGCTAGATTCAACTGTTATAAGCCAG CCAGCTATATATGTAACAAGTCTTGCTGCTGTAGAGTTACTTCGTGCACAAGATGGAGGTCAGCAGATCATTGATTCTGTCGATGTGACGTGTGGTCTGAGCTTGGGAGAATATACTGCTCTAGCATTTGCTGGTGCTTTTAG TTTTGAGGATGGGCTCAAGCTTGTCAAACTACGGGGAGAAGCCATGCAG GAAGCTGCTGATGCTGCTAAAAGTGCGATGGTTAGTGTCATAGGATTGGATTCAGACAAGGTCCAACAGTTGTGTGATGCAGCCAATCATGAAGTTGACAATGATAACAAAGTTCAGATTGCAAATTACCTATGCACT GGAAATTATGCTGTATCTGGAGGTTTAAAGGGAGTGGAAGCAGTAGAAGCCAAGGCAAAATCATTTAAAGCTCGAATGACG GTGCGTCTAGCTGTTGCTGGTGCTTTCCATACTAGTTTTATGGAACCAGCTGTATCACGATTGGAAGCTGCATTGGCAGCAACTCAGATTAAAACACCAAGAATACCAGTTATCTCCAATGTGGATGCACTGCCACATGCAGATCCTGACACAATTAGGAAGATCCTTGCACGTCAG GTGACTTCTCCTGTTCAATGGGAAACAACAATCAACACTCTTCTATCCAAGGGGCTGAAAAAGAGCTACGAATTGGGACCGGGAAag GTTATAGCTGGCATTGTTAAGAGAATTAACAGAGGTGCAGATATTGAGAATGTTGGTGCTTGA
- the LOC107411557 gene encoding uncharacterized protein LOC107411557 yields MNAMPITPADILQDHVNGSDSDTNIEDEDAPEYYQPISAIDDDDDDEDSERNNESDNENRRENGNGEAAEFQSERLSNDHYYASQAENGMSSLSLHNNDSDRNKSGSEDEEEEEEDDARIVITPDSAIMRAFREDENRRNAPLTPENATRVMEAMRGISFSGLAPDWVDRIPEERWIDQLRRLRQPP; encoded by the exons ATGAACGCCATGCCAATCACTCCAGCTGATATTCTTCAAG ATCACGTCAACGGAAGCGATTCCGACACGAACATCGAAGACGAAGATGCGCCGGAATACTACCAGCCAATCTCCGCCATCGACGACGACGATGACGATGAAGATTCCGAACGGAACAACGAATCGGACAACGAGAATCGCCGCGAAAACGGAAACGGCGAAGCGGCTGAATTTCAGTCGGAGCGGCTGTCAAACGATCACTACTACGCGAGCCAAGCGGAGAATGGAATGTCGTCCCTAAGTCTGCACAACAACGACTCGGATCGCAACAAAAGCGGTAGCGAAGAtgaagaagaggaggaagaagacgatGCGAGGATTGTAATAACGCCTGATTCGGCGATTATGAGAGCTTTTAGGGAGGACGAGAATCGGAGGAATGCGCCGTTGACGCCGGAGAATGCGACGAGAGTAATGGAGGCCATGCGTGGGATTTCTTTCAGCGGTTTGGCTCCAGATTGGGTAGACCGAATACCTGAGGAACGCTGGATCGATCAGCTTCGAAGATTGAGGCAGCCACCGTAA
- the LOC132799684 gene encoding uncharacterized protein LOC132799684: protein MEIGKKNVVQIVTDNGSAFVKAGKKLMGDYNLYWTPCVVHCIDLVFEDIGKNENVAIVIKQAKAITTYIYNHNWLLVNMRETCKGDIIRPGLTRFATNYLALDSLVKKKARLKQLFTSIDWTNHNYSASKEGQTVENIVLNHSQLFEPLYKFLCIVNTEVYRTMGAAYEFMRIVKEELDKMHGAKWILKIINNRPGVGEDSNLIKAVHDVYATLDPKSAAISQFGKELTYFKDARKGFARPTAIASRKEMFPVEWWIMYGDSAPIVENWH from the exons atggaaattGGGAAGAAAAATGTGGTACAAATTGTAACAGATAATGGCTCTGCATTTGTTAAAGCTGGGAAGAAATTGATGGGAGATTACAATTTGTACTGGACTCCATGTGTAGTACATTGCATTGATCTCGTGTTTGAAGATATTGGGAAGAATGAgaatgtggctattgtgatcaAGCAGGCTAAAGCAATCACAACTTACATCTACAATCATAATTGGTTGCTAGTAAATATGCGTGAAACTTGCAAAGGTGACATCATTCGTCCGGGACTTACACGATTTGCCACAAACTATCTTGCGCTTGATAGCTTGGTTAAAAAGAAAGCAAGACTTAAGCAACTATTCACATCTATTGATTGGACTAATCATAATTATAGTGCTTCAAAAGAAGGCCAAACAGTGGAAAATATAGTACTTAATCATAGTcaattatttgagcctttatataagtttttatgTATTGTTAACACCGAGGTTTATCGAACAATGGGAGCAGCGTATGAGTTTATGCGAATTGTTAAAGAGGAACTTGACAAAATGCATGGTGCAAAGTGGATATTAAAGATCATCAATAATAG ACCTGGGGTTGGAGAAGATTCTAATCTTATAAAGGCTGTACACGATGTCTATGCTACATTGGATCCTAAATCCGCCGCAATTAGCCAGTTTGGAAAGGAG ctTACATACTTCAAGGATGCAAGGAAAGGATTTGCAAGACCAACAGCAATTGCTTCTAGAAAAGAGATGTTTCCTG TTGAATGGTGGATCATGTATGGTGATAGTGCACCTATAGTAGAAAATTGGCATTGA
- the LOC107411541 gene encoding probable protein phosphatase 2C 1 isoform X2: MNYAPWSWAEKDVDPALFPQELMANFYYLLEEQEELNNDPQILIGKAHAATSSIGSATVILAMLERNGILKIANVGDCGLRVIREGRTVFSTSPQEHSFDCPYQLSSEIVGQTYLDAMVSSVELMEGDTIIMGSDGLFDNVFDNEIVSIIARYKDVDEAAKALANLASTHSMDLNFDSPYALEARSKGFDVPKWKKVLGKKLTGGKPDDITVIVGQVVSS, encoded by the exons ATGAACTATGCACCTTGGAG TTGGGCTGAAAAGGATGTGGATCCTGCATTGTTCCCTCAGGAATTGATGGCTAATTTTTATTACTTACTCGAAGAACAGGAG GAGCTCAACAACGATCCTCAGATTCTCATTGGTAAAGCTCATGCTGCTACCTCATCTATAGGTTCTGCTACAGT TATTCTTGCCATGCTGGAGAGGAATGGGATTTTGAAGATTGCCAATGTCGGTGATTGTGGTTTACGAGTTATCCGTGAAG GTAGAACAGTTTTTTCTACATCTCCACAAGAACATTCTTTTGACTGTCCGTACCAACTTAGCTCAGAGATTGTTGGCCAAACATACCTTGATGCAATG GTTAGCAGCGTGGAGTTAATGGAAGGAGACACCATAATAATGGGCTCGGATGGGCTTTTTGATAATGTCTTTGACAATGAAATTGTTTCAATAATAGCCCGATACAAGGATGTTGATGAGGCTG CAAAGGCATTAGCTAACTTGGCAAGCACACATTCGATGGATTTGAATTTTGACTCTCCATATGCATTGGAAGCCAGATCCAAG GGTTTTGACGTGCCAAAATGGAAGAAAGTTCTTGGGAAGAAACTCACAG GTGGAAAGCCCGATGATATTACTGTGATTGTCGGTCAGGTAGTAAGCTCTTGA
- the LOC107411527 gene encoding UDP-glycosyltransferase 87A2: MDSTGAQPTKVCHVVAMPYPGRGHINPMMNLCKVLVSKNKNILVTFVVTEEWLSLIGSEAKPDNIRFSSIPNVVPSERVRAANMTAFFDAVMSQMEAPFERLLDRLEPPPSVILADTYLLWAVGLGNRRNIRVSSFWPMSASMFSIFQHLVKGKEREDYIPGVSSTRLIIDLPIFIAGINPQVLQHILDTFSRLPKAQCLTFPSTYELEHQIIDALRAEFSIPIYTIGPVIPYFQVEDKLSPSTHQADPLNYIEWLDCQPPNSVLYISFGSFMPVCSAQMDEMAAGLKKSEVRFLWVARGETERLKEECGGDKGLVVPWCEQLRVLCHDSVGGFLSHCGWNSIQEGIFGGVPFLALPLNIEQRSNANLAVEDWKVGWRVKKDVDNVGKGLVKREEIADLVKGFMDFKSDEGKEMRGRVRELQKISHDAIAQGTGSSEANINAFIRDVCQC, encoded by the exons ATGGATTCCACCGGGGCACAGCCAACTAAAGTCTGCCACGTAGTGGCCATGCCCTATCCCGGTCGAGGCCACATCAATCCGATGATGAACCTCTGCAAGGTACTggtttccaaaaacaaaaacatcctCGTTACCTTCGTCGTCACCGAAGAGTGGCTTAGCTTAATCGGCTCAGAAGCCAAGCCCGATAACATACGCTTCAGCTCCATTCCTAATGTTGTCCCTTCGGAGCGTGTCCGAGCCGCCAACATGACAGCGTTCTTCGACGCCGTGATGAGTCAAATGGAAGCTCCGTTCGAGAGGCTTTTGGATCGGCTTGAGCCACCGCCAAGTGTTATTTTGGCTGATACTTACCTGCTGTGGGCAGTTGGATTGGGGAACCGGAGGAACATCAGAGTGTCGTCGTTTTGGCCAATGTCAGCCTCCATGTTCTCGATTTTTCAACATTTGg TGAAAGGGAAGGAACGCGAGGACTACATTCCAGGAGTTTCTTCAACACGATTAATAATTGACCTTCCTATCTTTATAGCAGGAATAAATCCACAAGTACTACAGCATATCCTTGATACTTTCTCTCGGTTGCCTAAAGCACAGTGTCTCACATTCCCATCCACCTACGAGCTTGAACACCAAATCATTGATGCTCTGAGAGCTGAATTCTCAATTCCAATTTACACTATTGGCCCTGTAATACCTTATTTCCAAGTAGAAGACAAGCTATCTCCAAGTACCCACCAAGCTGATCCACTCAACTACATAGAGTGGCTAGATTGCCAGCCACCAAACTCTGTTTTGTACATCTCATTTGGAAGCTTTATGCCAGTTTGTAGTGCCCAAATGGATGAAATGGCTGCTGGTTTGAAGAAGAGTGAGGTTAGGTTCTTGTGGGTGGCTCGTGGCGAAACCGAGAGGTTGAAAGAGGAATGTGGTGGGGATAAGGGACTGGTGGTGCCCTGGTGTGAGCAACTGAGGGTTCTGTGCCATGATTCTGTTGGGGGGTTTTTGAGCCATTGTGGGTGGAATTCTATCCAAGAAGGTATTTTTGGTGGAGTTCCTTTTCTTGCTTTGCCATTGAACATTGAGCAACGCAGTAATGCTAACTTAGCGGTGGAGGATTGGAAGGTTGGGTGGAGGGTGAAGAAGGATGTTGATAACGTTGGGAAAGGTTTGGTGAAAAGAGAGGAAATTGCAGATTTGGTGAAAGGGTTTATGGATTTCAAAAGTGATGAAGGGAAAGAAATGAGGGGAAGAGTAAGAGAGCTTCAGAAGATAAGTCATGACGCTATTGCACAAGGTACTGGATCATCTGAAGCCAACATCAATGCCTTCATTAGAGACGTTTGCCAATGTTAA
- the LOC107411541 gene encoding probable protein phosphatase 2C 26 isoform X1, with product MAVPIFRALIPKSHPHFHYLFPTSSGVDKNSKKKKCLFCAPSQLNPLRSEVSISVGVHLIPHPKKVDTGGEDAFFVSKRKGGVIAVADGVSGWAEKDVDPALFPQELMANFYYLLEEQEELNNDPQILIGKAHAATSSIGSATVILAMLERNGILKIANVGDCGLRVIREGRTVFSTSPQEHSFDCPYQLSSEIVGQTYLDAMVSSVELMEGDTIIMGSDGLFDNVFDNEIVSIIARYKDVDEAAKALANLASTHSMDLNFDSPYALEARSKGFDVPKWKKVLGKKLTGGKPDDITVIVGQVVSS from the exons ATGGCGGTTCCCATATTCAGAGCTTTAATTCCCAAGTCCCATCCACACTTCCACTACTTGTTTCCTACTTCATCAGGTGTCGATAAAAATTCGAAGAAGAAAAAGTGTCTTTTCTGTGCTCCATCACAACTCAACCCACTTCG GTCGGAGGTTTCAATTTCTGTTGGAGTGCATCTTATTCCGCATCCGAAAAAG GTTGACACTGGCGGGGAAGATGCTTTCTTTGTGAGCAAACGCAAGGGTGGAGTTATTGCTGTGGCTGATGGTGTCTCTGG TTGGGCTGAAAAGGATGTGGATCCTGCATTGTTCCCTCAGGAATTGATGGCTAATTTTTATTACTTACTCGAAGAACAGGAG GAGCTCAACAACGATCCTCAGATTCTCATTGGTAAAGCTCATGCTGCTACCTCATCTATAGGTTCTGCTACAGT TATTCTTGCCATGCTGGAGAGGAATGGGATTTTGAAGATTGCCAATGTCGGTGATTGTGGTTTACGAGTTATCCGTGAAG GTAGAACAGTTTTTTCTACATCTCCACAAGAACATTCTTTTGACTGTCCGTACCAACTTAGCTCAGAGATTGTTGGCCAAACATACCTTGATGCAATG GTTAGCAGCGTGGAGTTAATGGAAGGAGACACCATAATAATGGGCTCGGATGGGCTTTTTGATAATGTCTTTGACAATGAAATTGTTTCAATAATAGCCCGATACAAGGATGTTGATGAGGCTG CAAAGGCATTAGCTAACTTGGCAAGCACACATTCGATGGATTTGAATTTTGACTCTCCATATGCATTGGAAGCCAGATCCAAG GGTTTTGACGTGCCAAAATGGAAGAAAGTTCTTGGGAAGAAACTCACAG GTGGAAAGCCCGATGATATTACTGTGATTGTCGGTCAGGTAGTAAGCTCTTGA
- the LOC107411550 gene encoding ribonuclease MRP protein subunit POP4, with the protein CGLCINYIEFQISPALLEVHGVAAPSINVENDDPTYAKLSQPIHENLLTTYVQISNRKENKVDKILHELLRNGDWARRYMQGSRSKKIDEWIHLDNCVQGVSTGSPVRALKIHSKSSKKHMSMKQHTKLGSFDLPPEHRRFDHFRPLHEMWKDYIIQFLKTCRKDQLAQCLLDADLRGAIISVSECKITSLTGVSGIMIRETAETLGIITQDNKFKVVPKKVSAFIFQVDCWKITLKGNKTYDSYHISKLDRSETIWTTK; encoded by the exons TGTGGACTGTGCATAAACTATATAGAATTTCAGATTTCTCCAGCTTTGCTTGAAGTCCATGGTGTTGCAGCTCCATCAATAA ATGTTGAAAACGATGATCCGACTTACGCGAAGCTCTCTCAACCTATCCACGAAAATCTGCTGACAACCTATGTCCAA ATTTctaatagaaaagaaaacaaagtggATAAGATTTTGCATGAGCTTCTCCGAAATGGTGATTGGGCTCGAAGGTACATGCAAGGGTCCAGAAGCAAGAAAATTGACGAGTGGATTCATTTGGATAACTGCGTACAAGGCGTCTCTACTGGTTCTCCTGTCAGGGCTTTGAAGATTCATTCCAAGAGCTCTAAAAAGCATATGTCCATGAAACAACACACGAAACTGGGGTCATTTGATTTGCCTCCAGAGCATCGTAG ATTTGATCATTTTAGGCCGCTGCATGAGATGTGGAAAGACTACATTATTCAATTTCTTAAAA CTTGCAGGAAAGATCAGTTGGCTCAATGTCTCCTTGATGCAGATCTACGTGGTGCAATTATTTCAG TTTCTGAGTGTAAAATAACTAGTTTAACTGGAGTGAGCGGCATTATGATTCGAGAAACAGCAGAAACACTCGGAATTATTACACAAGACAATAAATTCAAAG TTGTTCCTAAAAAGGTTTCTGCCTTTATATTTCAAGTTGATTGCTGGAAGATTACACTAAAGGGGAACAAAACTTATGACTCTTATCATATCTCAAAG CTAGACCGTTCGGAGACCATATGGACGACAAAATGA
- the LOC107411549 gene encoding UDP-glycosyltransferase 87A1-like, translated as MESAGAESTRICHVVAMPYPGRGHINPMMNLCKLLVSKNKDILVTFVVTEEWLSFIGSEAKPDNIRFSSIPNVVPSERVRAADMTAFFDALMSQMEAPFERLLDRLEPSPRVILADTFLLWVVGLGNRRNIKVSSFWPMSASMFSIFQHFHLLAHNGHFPVNLSEKGMEHVDYIPGVSSTRLVDFPPLVAGADPRILHHTLEAFTLLPKAQCITFPSIYELEPHSIDVLRAEFSIPIYTVGPAIPYFHVRDKLSPSKNHGQLNYLEWLDCQPPNSVLYISLGSYIPVCSAQMDEIAAGLKMSGVSFLWVARGETEMLKEKCGDKGLVVPWCEQLRVLCHGSVGGFWSHCGWNSIREGVFGGVPFLALPLAIDQGINAKIVVEDWKVGWRVKKQDIDNVGEGLVKGDEIADLVKRFMDLGSEEGKEMRRRIGELQKISHDAIAEGTGSSEANINAFIRDICQY; from the exons ATGGAATCGGCCGGAGCAGAGTCAACCAGAATCTGCCACGTAGTGGCCATGCCTTATCCCGGTCGAGGCCACATAAATCCGATGATGAACCTCTGCAAGTTACTGGTTTCCAAGAACAAAGACATCCTCGTCACCTTCGTCGTCACCGAGGAATGGCTTAGCTTCATCGGCTCTGAAGCCAAGCCCGATAACATACGCTTCAGCTCCATCCCTAATGTTGTCCCTTCGGAACGTGTCCGAGCCGCCGACATGACGGCGTTCTTCGACGCCCTGATGAGTCAGATGGAAGCTCCGTTCGAGAGGCTTTTGGATCGGCTTGAGCCATCGCCACGTGTTATTTTGGCTGATACTTTCCTACTGTGGGTGGTTGGATTGGGGAACCGGAGGAATATTAAAGTGTCGTCGTTTTGGCCAATGTCAGCATCAATGTTTTCGATTTTTCAACATTTCCATCTTTTAGCACACAACGGCCATTTCCCGGTTAACTTGTCAG AGAAAGGGATGGAACACGTGGACTACATTCCAGGAGTTTCTTCGACAAGATTGGTTGACTTTCCTCCCCTCGTAGCAGGGGCAGATCCACGGATACTACACCATACCCTTGAGGCTTTCACTCTGTTACCTAAAGCACAGTGTATCACATTCCCATCCATCTACGAGCTTGAACCCCACTCCATTGATGTTCTAAGAGCAGAATTCTCGATTCCAATTTACACTGTTGGCCCTGCAATACCTTACTTCCATGTAAGAGACAAGCTATCTCCAAGTAAAAACCATGGCCAACTCAACTACTTAGAGTGGCTAGATTGCCAGCCACCAAACTCTGTTTTGTACATCTCGTTGGGAAGCTATATTCCAGTTTGTAGTGCTCAAATGGATGAAATAGCAGCTGGTTTGAAGATGAGTGGGGTTAGTTTCTTGTGGGTGGCACGTGGCGAAACCGAGATGTTGAAAGAGAAATGTGGGGATAAGGGACTGGTAGTGCCATGGTGTGAGCAATTGAGAGTTCTGTGCCATGGTTCTGTTGGGGGATTTTGGAGCCACTGTGGTTGGAATTCTATACGAGAAGGTGTTTTTGGTGGAGTTCCTTTTCTTGCTTTGCCGTTGGCCATTGATCAAGGCATTAATGCTAAGATAGTGGTGGAGGATTGGAAGGTTGGTTGGAGGGTGAAGAAGCAGGATATTGATAATGTTGGGGAGGGTTTGGTGAAAGGAGATGAAATTGCTGATCTGGTGAAGAGGTTTATGGATTTGGGAAGTGAGGAAGGGAAAGAAATGAGGAGAAGAATAGGAGAGCTTCAGAAGATAAGTCATGATGCTATTGCAGAAGGTACTGGATCATCTGAAGCCAACATTAACGCCTTCATCAGAGACATTTGCCAATATTAA
- the LOC107411548 gene encoding UDP-glycosyltransferase 87A2-like, whose translation MDSSRAEPTKVCHVVAMASPGRGHINPMMNLCKLLVSKSKNILVTFVVTEEWLGFIGSEAKPDSIRFSSIPNVVPSERVRGADISGFAEAVMTQLEAPFERLLDRLEPSPSVILADIFLRWVVGVGNLRNIKVSLFCPTSASMFSIYQHFHLFEQNGDFPVNLLEKGMERVDYIPGVSSTRFVDFPPHVAGASPRTLHRILEAFTWLVQAHCLIFTSIYELEPHTIDVLRAEFSIPLYTVGPAIPFFQVGEKLSPSIDGKLNYLEWLDCQPPNSVLYISLGSFMPVCSAQMDEIAAGLKKTGVRFIWVARGETERLKEECGDKGLVVPWCEQLRVLCHDSVGGFLSHCGWNSVQEGIFGGVPFLTFPLAFDQGHNSKVVVEDWKVGWRVNKNNNNVGAGEDNLVIKREEIADLVKRFMDLESDEGKEMRRKVRQLQKISHGAIAEGGSSETNINAFIRDIANIK comes from the exons atGGATTCCAGCAGGGCAGAACCAACCAAAGTCTGCCACGTCGTGGCCATGGCGTCTCCCGGTCGAGGCCACATCAATCCGATGATGAACCTCTGCAAGTTACTGGTTTCCAAAAGCAAAAACATCCTGGTCACCTTCGTTGTCACCGAGGAGTGGCTTGGCTTCATCGGCTCCGAAGCCAAGCCCGACAGCATACGCTTCAGCTCCATTCCTAATGTTGTCCCTTCGGAACGTGTCCGAGGCGCCGACATTTCGGGGTTCGCGGAAGCCGTGATGACTCAATTGGAAGCTCCGTTCGAGAGGCTTCTGGATCGGCTTGAGCCATCGCCAAGTGTTATTCTGGCTGATATTTTTCTGCGGTGGGTGGTTGGCGTGGGGAACCTGAGGAATATTAAAGTGTCGTTGTTTTGCCCGACGTCTGCATCCATGTTCTCCATTTATCAACATTTCCATCTTTTCGAACAGAACGGTGATTTCCCGGTTAACTTGTTAG AGAAAGGGATGGAACGCGTGGACTACATTCCAGGAGTTTCTTCAACACGATTTGTTGACTTTCCTCCCCATGTAGCAGGGGCAAGTCCACGAACACTACACCGTATCCTTGAGGCTTTCACTTGGTTGGTTCAGGCACATTGTCTCATATTCACATCCATCTACGAGCTTGAACCCCACACCATTGATGTTCTGAGAGCAGAATTCTCAATTCCATTATACACTGTTGGCCCTGCAATACCTTTCTTCCAAGTAGGAGAGAAGCTATCTCCTAGTATCGATGGCAAACTCAACTACTTAGAGTGGCTAGATTGCCAGCCACCAAACTCTGTTCTGTACATCTCATTGGGAAGCTTTATGCCTGTTTGTAGTGCCCAAATGGATGAAATAGCTGCTGGTTTGAAGAAGACTGGGGTTAGGTTCATATGGGTGGCTCGTGGCGAAACAGAGAGGTTGAAAGAAGAATGTGGGGATAAGGGACTGGTAGTGCCCTGGTGTGAGCAATTGAGAGTTCTGTGCCATGATTCTGTTGGGGGGTTTTTGAGCCATTGTGGTTGGAATTCTGTACAAGAAGGGATTTTCGGTGGAGTTCCTTTTCTTACTTTCCCTTTAGCCTTTGATCAAGGACACAATAGTAAGGTAGTGGTGGAGGATTGGAAAGTTGGGTGGAGGGtgaacaagaataataataatgttggtGCTGGGGAGGATAATTTGGTAATAAAAAGAGAGGAAATTGCAGATTTAGTGAAGAGGTTTATGGATTTGGAAAGTGATGAAGGGAAAGAAATGAGAAGAAAAGTGAGACAGCTTCAGAAGATAAGTCATGGTGCTATTGCAGAAGGTGGATCATCTGAAACGAATATCAATGCCTTCATCAGAGACATTGCTAATATCaagtaa